DNA sequence from the Daphnia pulex isolate KAP4 chromosome 8, ASM2113471v1 genome:
GAAGCATGATGTTGTCATCATCAATTGGGAATTGTGTATCATCAAAAGTGGTTTTCAGACCCTTCACACAATCTGTAACATTAGGATGGAAGACTGAAACTTTTCCAATATATGCAAATTTCTAAACAAAGTATATGTACCACAGAGAGCAGAGAGGTTTTTCTCAATGCTAGATTTGAACACTTCATTATTATCTCGGCCTCGGCTTGCCatggcaataaaaatttaaataaaatagcgAATCAGTTCTTCAGATTAAAATTAGGCTGCTCATTTGAGCCGGCACGAGGTTCGGCGCCAACAACGAAATTCACACATTGGAACTTCTATTTTGGTTCGAATATTTTCGTCATCTAACAGAGTCAGCAGACTAAAATTTTGCAACAGCGTTGTCGACCAAATGCCAGAAATGCAAagattaaattacaattttttaaaaagacagcGCCGCCGCTTCCCAGCCTCTAAATGTTTGTCTGCTACGTCAATAAATgtgattgttttgatttctagACTCTTTGGTTGTGTTCcaagtcaaaattttggcTAGATTTCTGTATTTGATAACCTATTCAAGCTATGGATTGCAATAATGGAGTGCCCTCACAGGTTTCTACCCTCTCTAGGGCTGAAAAAGCTTTGGTGAAACGGAACGTCAGCCGCCCTTCTTTGGCTAATAACGCGTACTACACttacgaaaattaaaaaaaaaatacattgcaaATAATTTCTTCACCTTTTAGACCAAATCCACAGTTTTGTGAAGATTCTGCTACTGAAGATcatgtaaaaactaaaaaggcaAAGAACCAGCCAAGAGGTTGaactaaataaaacatttttacttaaAGGATTCACTTTACCTTTAACATCTTTGGACGCAGGATATACTTTTTGGGCGCtggtgtttgttttgtgtgttgttgcatTAGGGAACTTTTTTCTCACCATAACTATTTTCAGGTATAGAttaccatttaattttaaaaatttctccaGTTACTGAAATGTCATTTTTACAGTGTTCTTCATGTTACAAAATCAATGGAGAACATTGAAGTTGTCCCCACTGCAAATCTCATCAAGTTTTTTGGTGATCTGGAGATGAACAAACTCATGAAAGCTGATGGAATGTTTACTGGCTTTAAAGAGAGCCCAGTAACAATTACCAGTGATGGAGATGATCTAAACTTCAAGgtaatgaaatttaaacaaacatggaataagaaaacaactaTTAAATATACCCATGTAGGTTATGAGTGATGAAGAACCAGAGATCATCATCAGTCAAGATAAAGTCGAGTTTCGGAAAGTCGAGGGTTTCGAGATGTTCGAACCGCGCACAACCCCAAAGACTAGCGCATTTTCTACAACTTTTCCTAATTTCGGTTTGCCTAAAGGTGTTTTGAACTTACACATCAAGAAAGCCACGGCCAACAGGATTACTAGCAAGTTGGAAGGCTCCTTACTTATCAGATCAGAGAAAGCCATTCGCGTGAAAGGCAAAGAGGGAATGAGGATCCGGGGCAAAGAAGTTGTAATGAGAGCCGACCAGGATCTTCTGTTGCGCAGTATCAATGGAAGCATTATTTTAGACGGATCTGATGGCGTAATAATGGATGTAGACGCCATGGCCGTGACTGGGAGACTCGAAGATCACAACGCAACAAAAGTGGCTGAATACAAGTTGTGCATCTGCATGCCAGCCGGGCAGCTTTTCCGAATCCCTGTTCTTGAAAGCACTGATACAATCAATTGCGATTCCGTTGATCTCACGGGCGATGATAATCCCTGCATTTAACTCTCAATACTCATAACAAATCTGTTTTTTCTAGTCATTAATTGAACCGAACTAGTCATTGTTGTTCACACCGAAAGTCAATACACGGAAACATCAAATCTTTAGATGGCAGAATCGGCTTCTTTCTCTGTTGTAGGGGCTTCAACTTCTTCAACTTCCTCATCTTCGGGTTCCTCGCCGGTTTTCCTATCGTATAGTGTTGAATCGTAGACACTGTCCTGAGGAGTGACGACGATGCCGTTCCATACAGACAATTCAGCAGTAGGGTCCACTAAaggaaaatttggaaaataagaTTGACGCGTCAATGAATAtaattaaaagttgaaataCCATTTTTCTGATCAAGACAGAGAATGGCGTTGTAGCCTCCATGAGAAAGGATCCGTAGGAGATTCTGGGCGGTACGACAAAGTAAGTCTTCCTGTTCCATCGTCATTACCATGTGAACGCGAATGGCTCCCACCTCACAAGGATCAAGTATTCCTAAagacaaattgaaataagaaatctcGCATTGGAAAAATGCAAACTATTATCCTTGTCTACTTACCACAAGAGCCCGGGAGAAAGAATCCAGCTGACAAAAGTTGAATGACACGACGGAACGCTAGATTGACGGACAATGCTTGTCGATTAGGGGTGTTGAGTACGCTAAAATGAGCCTGTgattacaaaaatatcaaGTTAGTAAACTCTGAAAACCAATAAATAGAAACTGAAAGTTACCAGAAGATCGATCATCCATGGGCTCAATGGTTCAAGTCCTTTTATGCGTGTCCTCATATCACGTAATAAGCGAATCAGGACTTTAACTGATGTGTGGTTAACATTTTCTTCGAACCATCGGCTGAATATTAATAAATGTTTAGCGAAACAACCACAgaagaatttgaaagaaaaatgttacctGTGTCGGACGGCAGCTAAGTGTGACTGGAGATATTTCATGTCTAGATGCATTGATGAGCTGATGAGCCTAAAGTTGCGGCCGATAGTTGTAATTAAAACTCGAACGACCGCTTTTGTATTTTCAGGCGGAGTCACGCTGAGAATGTTAAAACCTCGGTCAGTTATCTCAAGTTCATGATCTGAAACCAAGTAAACATAATTATTTAGAAGGAATACACTGAATACACTAGTACACCAATAACAACATACTTATTTGTGCTTGTTGCTTCTGCACCTCCTCCAAGATTTTGGCCCCAAGGGAACGAATAGCTTCATGTGTTGGAAGAGTTTTCAAAATGACGACAAGATCAGCCACATTGTGACCGCAGACCATTGTTCCCTTTTTAAAGGATCCAACAATCCTCACTTCTTCCAATTGctgaaattaaattcaaaatcacaATAAGTGGTGGTTACTTGTCAGGCACAAAAAGTCATAAAAAATATGCACTTACGCAAGCTTCAAAGGATCCTGGGGCCACAGTAAGTCCTTCAAGAATCCCCTGTACTTTGAGAAGAAGACACTGAATGGAAGTCTGCTCGTTGGCAGGAGGGACAAGCTCAGCATGCCGTTTCAACAAAGCTTGAGTGAGATCTTTATCATCAGGTTGGGGTTTGAGTCGTGGGTAAAATGATTCAGAAACAAACATATCAAACGGCATTCGAAGGATATGAGGACGAGGTTTAAAGCCGGACATATGATGCATTGGTCTTCCTCCCATCAATATCGGACCGGCCCCACCGCGCCGTAACATACGAGAATTTCGACGAAAATTTCCACGCATGATGATTCTACAAATCAGAGATGTTTGATGGAGACACAAACAACACTAGAgctcaaataaaaatactatCAACCTCGTTTAATAACTTTTGCAAAAGCTACAATAAGACGACCAAATTCAAAGCAGAATCGACCTAGCAGACAACAACATCTACGAAATGTCGAAATGCCACGAAACTCAGCCGGCCGCAGGATGCAGTGGTCATGTGCAGAGCAAACGTAGCCTAGCCgctggcaaataaaaaaagtgaataatGTACATATAAAATgtaaccacaaaaaaaataattttaaaattaattaaatttaaatctcGATGCAATAAATCCAGTATACTGGAGAACTATTTATTGCAAACATTTGCTACTACAGCCATCTATCCACAGCAATAGCCACTTCCATTCAAAATTGGTTTGTTTACAATTTTCAAGTCAGCATTACGTAGCAATCCAATCATCAATAAAGTTGAAGCAGACGAACTCAAGGTGCTGCAGAtttataaaagagaaagaaaactgtaCGTCCGAAGTTCGTCGAGAGATAACATATTTACAGCACAACGAGCAGATTGTAATACGCTTAAATAGTGTTCGTTC
Encoded proteins:
- the LOC124200986 gene encoding beta-sarcoglycan-like, with product MDCNNGVPSQVSTLSRAEKALVKRNVSRPSLANNAPNPQFCEDSATEDHVKTKKAKNQPRGYTFWALVFVLCVVALGNFFLTITIFSVLHVTKSMENIEVVPTANLIKFFGDLEMNKLMKADGMFTGFKESPVTITSDGDDLNFKVMSDEEPEIIISQDKVEFRKVEGFEMFEPRTTPKTSAFSTTFPNFGLPKGVLNLHIKKATANRITSKLEGSLLIRSEKAIRVKGKEGMRIRGKEVVMRADQDLLLRSINGSIILDGSDGVIMDVDAMAVTGRLEDHNATKVAEYKLCICMPAGQLFRIPVLESTDTINCDSVDLTGDDNPCI
- the LOC124200983 gene encoding interleukin enhancer-binding factor 2 homolog, with the translated sequence MRGNFRRNSRMLRRGGAGPILMGGRPMHHMSGFKPRPHILRMPFDMFVSESFYPRLKPQPDDKDLTQALLKRHAELVPPANEQTSIQCLLLKVQGILEGLTVAPGSFEACQLEEVRIVGSFKKGTMVCGHNVADLVVILKTLPTHEAIRSLGAKILEEVQKQQAQINHELEITDRGFNILSVTPPENTKAVVRVLITTIGRNFRLISSSMHLDMKYLQSHLAAVRHSRWFEENVNHTSVKVLIRLLRDMRTRIKGLEPLSPWMIDLLAHFSVLNTPNRQALSVNLAFRRVIQLLSAGFFLPGSCGILDPCEVGAIRVHMVMTMEQEDLLCRTAQNLLRILSHGGYNAILCLDQKNVDPTAELSVWNGIVVTPQDSVYDSTLYDRKTGEEPEDEEVEEVEAPTTEKEADSAI